CCCGCGCACATGGCCGAGCCGGTCATCGCCACGGCCGAGTTCGTCGTGCGCAAGGACGCGTTCGGCTTCGAGATGGTCCGCACGGGCCGCTACGCGACCGGCCAGATCGACAGCCAATGGACCGACGAGATCAAGACCGCCTTTCTCGACTGGCTGGAGCAGCATCCCGAGCAGGGCTCGATGACCCGCGAGGAGCTCGACGCCATGATGGGCCGGCGCACCTGGTGAATCGGATGCCGGAACATCGGGCGGCGCTTTCGGCGTTCTTCAGGTGGGCGCTGATGCCTGCCCTGCGTCTCGCCACGAGGAGCCCGACACGCCATGGCCAGGACCTATGACGGCATCGACTTCAAGCCGCCCAAGACGGTCGGCCGCGAGGCCGCAAAGGGGCTGAAATTGCGCGAGCGGTTTGGACGCGGCGGCACCGAGGTCGGTGTCGGCCGGGCCCGACAGCTGGAGAAGGGCGACCCGGTCCCGCCCAACGTCGTCCGACGCATGAGCGCCTACTTCAAACGGCACAATGTCGACAAGCGCGGCAAGAACTGGGGCAGGGAGGACGACCCGTCGGCCGGCTACGTCGCTTGGCTGCTTTGGGGCGGCGAACCGGGGCGTGACTGGGCCGACCGGATCAAGGCGAGGATGGACAAGGCAGACGGCAAAGCCTGAGCTCGAGTTTGGTTTGAGCCGGCCTGTGCCGGGCGGTCTCGCCGGTCGCCATGGATGTAGCCTTGCAGAATTGTCGACAGTCATCGATTGACAATTCTGCCGGCTGCGTGCATGCCGGATGCCGACGTGCCGTGGGGGATGATCGGATTCGAAGGGGAGATCGCCGGCGCGAGGCCGTGTAGGGTGGCGACATCGTCCAGGCCAAGCGGAGGCACGAGCAATGAGCGGCGAGCGAACCTATCGGATCGCGGTGATCCCGGGCGACGGCATCGGCAAGGAGGTCATGCCGGAAGGCGTGCGTGCGCTCGAGGCGGCCGCCTCCAGGTTCGGATTCGCGCTTCGGCTCGACGACATGGACTTCGCGTCCTGCGACTACTACGCGAAGCACGGTCAGATGATGCCGGACGACTGGAAGGAGCACGTCCAGCACCACGACGCCATCTTCTACGGCGCGGTCGGCTGGCCCGCGACCGTGCCCGACCACGTCTCGCTCTGGGGCTCGCTTCTCCAGTTCCGCCGTGAGTTCAACCAATACGTCAACCTGCGGCCGGTGCGGCTCATGCCGGGCGTGCCGTGCCCGCTGGCCGGCCGCAAGCCCGGCGACATCGACTTCTGGGTGGTGCGCGAGAACACTGAGGGCGAGTACTCCTCGATCGGCGGAACCATGTTCCCCGGCACCGAGCGCGAGGTCGTCATCCAGGAGACGGTGATGACCCGGACCGGCGTCGACCGCATCCTGAAATTCGCCTTCGAGCTCGCGCAGAGCCGGCCGAAGAAGCACCTTACCTCGGCGACCAAGTCGAACGGCATCTCGATCACCATGCCCTATTGGGACAAGCGGGTCGAAGCCATGGCGGAGCACTACCCCGAGGTGCGCTGGGACAAGTTCCACATCGACATCCTGACCGCGCATTTCGTGCGCAACCCGGACTGGTTCGACGTGGTCGTCGCGTCCAACCTGTTCGGCGACATCCTCTCGGACCTGGGGCCGGCCTGCACCGGCACGATCGGCATAGCCCCCTCCGGCAACATCAATCCGGACCGGACCGCGCCCTCGTTGTTCGAGCCGGTTCACGGGTCGGCGCCGGACATCGCCTTCAAGGGCATCGCCAACCCAATCGGCCAGATCTGGTCGGCGGCCATGATGCTGGAGCATCTGGGCGAGACCGAGGCCGCCGCGGCGATCGTGAGCGCGATCGAAACGGTGTTGGCCGAGCCGGGCCTGCGCACCGGCGACCTCGGCGGACCGGCCGGGACGGAAGCCTGCGGCAAGGCGATCGCCGAGGCGATCTGAACGCGATCGGGCGGGACGGTTC
Above is a genomic segment from Geminicoccaceae bacterium SCSIO 64248 containing:
- a CDS encoding tartrate dehydrogenase, with translation MSGERTYRIAVIPGDGIGKEVMPEGVRALEAAASRFGFALRLDDMDFASCDYYAKHGQMMPDDWKEHVQHHDAIFYGAVGWPATVPDHVSLWGSLLQFRREFNQYVNLRPVRLMPGVPCPLAGRKPGDIDFWVVRENTEGEYSSIGGTMFPGTEREVVIQETVMTRTGVDRILKFAFELAQSRPKKHLTSATKSNGISITMPYWDKRVEAMAEHYPEVRWDKFHIDILTAHFVRNPDWFDVVVASNLFGDILSDLGPACTGTIGIAPSGNINPDRTAPSLFEPVHGSAPDIAFKGIANPIGQIWSAAMMLEHLGETEAAAAIVSAIETVLAEPGLRTGDLGGPAGTEACGKAIAEAI